The following proteins come from a genomic window of Macrobrachium rosenbergii isolate ZJJX-2024 chromosome 37, ASM4041242v1, whole genome shotgun sequence:
- the LOC136825262 gene encoding chitinase-3-like protein 1: MKLLWLLLLGTCAVVAATDHVVCYFSSWARYRPGDGMFDVDNIDPFLCTHIIFAFTGLSNHTWEIEVLDPWNELCPDEPGGHYCAFERTVALKNYNPDLKVIIAIGGWNEGSEDYSVMAADHHKRSIFVSSVMTLIRKYGFDGLDFDWEYPSARGGAPHDRENFVVLSRELRREFDRHHPPLLLTGAFAAGKDKIDIAYDIPALVDAYDFFHIMAYDYHGAFEHFTHHNAPLCGHPLDDQDELFPYYNVMYTMDYYLSLGLPKEKMVLGTATYGRCYTLDNYNDNGFWASASQPGPAGPYIRIPGTLGFNEICERLRDDKSCTIVRDPVMYEPYFYCMSDWIWCGFDDAESLHLKARQAKNKGLAGIMVWQIDTDDFRPRCYDESFHLIKTMKKAFAEPAGSDVVDCSHRPTTTTTTTTTPTTTTTTTPTTTTTTTTTTPTTTTTTTTPTTTTTTTPTTTTTTPTTTTTTTTTTSTTTTPFVIKTTTDGGDFGRPDCLLHTDGTTFRHYDCNKYWECINKNAVLMPCGPGTLFDEYLKLCNWESEVDTSSCRMWVCNLDNTYYPAVDCDKYYRCYNGAGHLETCPTGEYWNQNLGSCDYPSRVDTSRCNIP, translated from the exons ATGAAGCTACTCTGGCTATTACTGCTGGGCACCTGCGCGGTTGTTGCTGCCACGG acCATGTGGTATGCTACTTCAGTTCGTGGGCGCGATACAGACCCGGAGATGGCATGTTCGACGTGGACAACATCGATCCATTCCTGTGTACCCACATCATCTTCGCCTTCACAGGGTTGAGCAACCACACATGGGAAATAGAG GTTCTCGACCCTTGGAATGAACTGTGTCCAGACGAGCCAGGGGGTCACTACTGTGCCTTCGAGAGGACCGTGGCGCTGAAGAACTACaacccagacctcaaggtcatcatAGCTATTGGAGGATGGAATGAGGGCTCGGAGGATTACTCTGTG ATGGCAGCTGATCATCATAAGCGATCAATTTTCGTTTCGAGTGTGATGACACTCATTCGGAAATATGGTTTCGATGGACTGGACTTCGACTGGGAGTATCCTAGCGCGAGAGGAGGAGCCCCGCATGACAGA GAGAATTTCGTCGTTCTTTCGAGAGAACTGAGGAGGGAGTTTGACAGACACCACCCGCCTTTACTACTCACGGGAGCCTTCGCAGCGGGTAAGGACAAGATCGACATTGCCTACGACATTCCTGCTTTAGTGGATGCCTACGATTTCTTCCACATCATGGCCTATGATTACCACGGGGCATTTGAGCACTTCACGCACCACAATGCCCCACTTTGCGGGCACCCACTGGACGATCAGGACGAACTGTTCCCCTATTACAACGTG ATGTACACCATGGATTATTACCTGTCTCTGGGATTACCCAAAGAGAAGATGGTCTTGGGAACGGCTACTTACGGAAGGTGTTACACACTCGATAACTATAATGATAACGGATTCTGGGCGTCCGCTTCACAACCAGGCCCAGCTGGCCCCTACATCAGGATTCCTGGAACGCTCGGCTTTAATGAG ATCTGCGAGAGACTCCGGGATGACAAGAGCTGCACGATCGTTCGAGACCCGGTGATGTACGAGCCTTATTTCTACTGCATGAGTGACTGGATCTGGTGCGGCTTCGACGACGCAGAGTCCCTTCACCTAAAG GCGAGACAGGCGAAGAACAAAGGTCTGGCTGGCATCATGGTTTGGCAGATAGACACCGACGACTTCCGGCCCCGATGTTACGACGAGTCTTTCCACCTGATCAAGACCATGAAAAAGGCCTTTGCAGAGCCCGCTGGCTCTGATGTAGTG GACTGCAGTCATCGGCCAACAactacaaccacaacaacaactacgcccacaacaacaacaacaactacacccacaacaacaacaacaacaacaacaactacgcccacaacaacaacaacaacaactacacccacaacaacaacaacaactacacccacaacaacaaccaccactcccacaactacaacaacaactactacaacTACAAGTACAACAACGACACCCTTCgtcataaaaacaacaacagatgGGGGAGACTTTGGAAGACCAGACTGCTTACTGCACACAGACGGCACCACCTTCAGGCACTATGACTGCAACAAG TACTGGGAATGCATCAACAAGAACGCAGTGCTGATGCCCTGTGGACCCGGCACTCTCTTCGACGAATATCTCAAACTCTGCAACTGGGAGAGCGAAGTCGATACGAGCTCTTGCAGGATGTGGGTCTGCAATCTTGACAACACTTATTACCCGGCCGTTGACTGCGACAAG TACTATAGGTGTTACAACGGAGCCGGGCATCTTGAGACGTGCCCGACTGGAGAATATTGGAACCAGAACCTAGGGTCGTGTGACTACCCCTCCCGCGTCGACACCTCGAGATGCAACATCCCATAA